One window of the Montipora foliosa isolate CH-2021 chromosome 4, ASM3666993v2, whole genome shotgun sequence genome contains the following:
- the LOC138001236 gene encoding uncharacterized protein, producing the protein MHDILEGVIPKVTKLILAVLISDGHLSLDALNENINTFSFGATDSKNKPESNLSQATLHSSETTLKQSATQTWCFARHLPFLVGSMVPEGHHHWMLFLDLMHIVDILFAPVTSKGLAMYLKVLIRDFLEEFKALFPESSIIPKMHFMVHYPRCIVRLGPLVRHWCMRFEAKNSYFKRLCHGVFNFKNICKSLAFRHQKLQCYHLAEEEG; encoded by the exons ATGCATGATATTTTAGAAGGGGTCATCCCAAAAGTAACAAAGCTTATCCTGGCTGTTCTTATCAGTGATGGACACCTTTCTCTTGATGCTTTGAATGAAAATATAAACACGTTTTCATTTGGAGCCACTGATTCGAAGAACAAACCTGAATCTAACTTATCACAAGCCACACTGCACTCATCAGAGACAACATTAAAACAGTCAG CCACCCAGACATGGTGTTTTGCAAGACACCTCCCATTTCTTGTAGGGAGCATGGTCCCTGAGGGGCATCATCACTGGATGCTGTTCCTTGACTTGATGCACATAGTTGACATTTTATTTGCACCAGTAACAAGCAAGGGATTGGCTATGTACTTAAAAGTGCTTATTCGTGACTTTTTGGAAGAATTCAAAGCATTATTTCCAGAAAGCTCCATTATTCCCAAAATGCACTTTATGGTTCATTACCCAAGATGTATTGTAAG ACTTGGTCCACTTGTGCGGCACTGGTGTATGAGGTTTGAAGCAAAGAATTCTTATTTCAAGAGGTTATGTCATGGTGTTTTTAATTTCAAGAACATTTGTAAATCACTGGCATTTCGACACCAGAAGCTTCAGTGCTACCATTTGGCAGAGGAAGAGGGATAA